A single genomic interval of Adhaeribacter pallidiroseus harbors:
- a CDS encoding alpha/beta fold hydrolase yields the protein MKDIEEQTITDSGGAGKVLVFLHGFCESKEIWEAFIQPFRETYRVIAIDLPGFGKNTAPRASYSMEEAAAYVYQVLKALEIKKCVLVGHSMGGYAALAFAEKYRGMLSGLCLFHSSALPDSKEKKEARTKTIKFIKKMAWRCS from the coding sequence ATGAAAGACATAGAGGAGCAAACCATTACGGATTCTGGTGGCGCGGGCAAAGTACTCGTATTTTTGCACGGGTTCTGTGAGAGTAAAGAAATATGGGAGGCTTTTATTCAACCTTTCCGGGAAACTTACCGAGTTATTGCGATTGATTTGCCCGGATTTGGTAAAAATACTGCTCCCCGCGCTAGCTATTCCATGGAAGAGGCAGCGGCTTACGTGTACCAGGTACTCAAAGCCTTGGAAATTAAAAAATGCGTTTTGGTGGGCCATTCCATGGGGGGGTACGCCGCCTTAGCTTTTGCCGAAAAATACCGCGGTATGCTCAGTGGCTTGTGTTTGTTTCATTCCAGTGCCTTACCCGACTCGAAGGAAAAAAAAGAAGCCCGCACCAAAACCATTAAATTTATTAAAAAAATGGCCTGGAGGTGTTCATGA
- a CDS encoding DUF3078 domain-containing protein translates to MKKHWLLSCLLLFSFFKVTGQTAPVTVITPVDTVAKARPWKFGGTGTLNFNQVSLSNWATGGQSSVSGLGLVTTTINYKDARSSWNNTYNFVYGLAKINKERLKKSDDQIDLTSKYGRNISKAWYYAAQLNFRSQFTRTLDKETNVLVSRFLAPAFILTSLGIDYKPRENFSVFVSAVTGKVTIVRDQTLADAGAFGVQPARRDTAGAIIPGTGDRFRREFGGYLNARFRTPLMENITFLTQLDLFSNYNRNPRNIDVNWQNTINMKVNKLISVSLFTHLIYDDDIMTEVDSDEDGVVDKKGPRVQFKETLGIGLTYKLPNRKKL, encoded by the coding sequence ATGAAAAAACATTGGTTGTTAAGTTGTTTATTGCTTTTTTCTTTTTTTAAAGTAACCGGTCAAACCGCTCCGGTAACGGTAATAACCCCGGTAGATACGGTAGCCAAAGCCAGGCCTTGGAAGTTTGGCGGAACGGGTACGCTTAATTTTAACCAGGTTAGCTTATCGAACTGGGCCACGGGCGGGCAAAGTTCGGTGTCCGGGTTAGGGCTGGTTACCACCACTATTAATTACAAGGATGCCCGCAGTTCCTGGAACAACACCTATAATTTTGTTTATGGTTTAGCTAAAATAAATAAAGAACGCTTGAAGAAAAGTGATGATCAAATTGATCTTACCTCTAAGTACGGCCGTAATATATCTAAAGCCTGGTATTACGCCGCGCAGCTAAATTTCCGGAGCCAGTTTACCCGCACCCTGGATAAAGAAACCAATGTTTTAGTTTCCCGCTTTTTAGCTCCGGCTTTTATTCTGACATCGTTGGGCATCGATTATAAACCCCGCGAAAATTTTTCGGTGTTTGTGTCGGCGGTAACGGGTAAGGTAACCATTGTCCGGGATCAAACATTGGCTGATGCGGGAGCGTTTGGGGTGCAACCCGCCAGGCGCGATACCGCCGGGGCCATTATTCCGGGGACTGGCGACCGGTTCCGACGCGAATTTGGGGGTTACCTGAATGCGCGTTTCCGGACGCCGCTGATGGAAAATATTACTTTTTTAACCCAGCTTGATTTATTTTCGAATTACAACCGCAATCCCCGCAACATTGATGTGAACTGGCAAAATACCATTAACATGAAAGTAAATAAACTCATTTCGGTAAGCTTGTTTACCCACCTTATTTACGACGACGATATTATGACCGAAGTAGATTCGGACGAAGACGGCGTAGTTGATAAAAAAGGACCCCGCGTTCAGTTTAAAGAAACTTTGGGTATAGGTTTAACTTATAAATTACCGAACCGGAAAAAATTATAA